CACCCAAACCCGCTTCCGCAACAGAACAGAATGGATCTTCCATTAACTACTTAATGGAAAACACTATCAATTATGCCCGCAGGTTTCGTAAACACGACCTCAATGTACTGGCAGGATATACTTTCCAGAAACAATCCGGTACTACTACAGATATAACAGGCTCGGGTATTCCTGACGATAATATCACCAATATTGGCGGCGCCAGCTCCTTTGCGGTGACCACATCAAAATACACCTGGGTACAGATCTCTTATCTCTCCCGCCTGCAATATTCTTTTGCGGATAAATACATTGTTTCTGCTACTATCCGTAAAGATGGTTCCTCCCGCTTTGGAAAAAATAATAAATGGGGCTCATTCCCCTCTGTAACGGCGGGCTGGATAGCCAGCGAAGAAAAATTCTTCCCTTCTTCCAGCGTGGTTACTTTCGCCAAACTGAGGGCTACCTGGGGCAAAGCCGGTAATAATCAGATAGGCTCCTATGATTCTAAAGCGCTGGTAAGCGGAGGATCCGCCTATAACTACGTATATGGCAACACCCTCTTTTCAGGATTTGCGGCTTCCAGTACTGCCAATGGTAACCTCTCCTGGGAAACAAAAACTTCCACCAACCTGGGATTCGATCTGGGCCTTTTCAACAGGTTTAATGTAACCCTGGATTACTATAATACGCTTACCACCGATCTGCTCCTGGATGTACCGGTGCCCGAACAATCAGGTTTCAGTTCTTCCACCCAGAACATAGGTAAGGTAAAGAACAGTGGCATTGAGGTAACTATTTCAGGAGATGTGCCCTTAGGCAACGTGAAGTGGAACTTCTCCGGTAACATCGCCGCTAATAAGAATGAAGTAAAAGCACTTGCGCCCGGTCAGACGCAGATCATCAGCGGTACGGAAAGTAACTTCTACACAAAGGTAGGTGGCCCCGTGGCGGAACTGTATGGGTACAATGTAACAGGGATCTTCAAATCGCAGGACGAGATCAATAAAACGCCACACCTCTCCGGAACTATAGTAGGGGATTACATTGTAGAAGATGTTAAGAAAGACGGTATCATCGATGCAAATGACATGATCGCCTTCGGCACTTATTTCCCTAAACTTACTTACGGATTCACCAATAACTTCTCATGGCAGAACCTCACGCTCAGTTTTTCACTAAATGGTGTTGCCGGGAGAAAGATCTACGACAGGCAGTTATCTACCCTGGATGAAGCAGGAGAGGGCTTTGCCGTACCCAGTAAATACTATTTCAGGAACCGTTATCATCCGGTGAATAACCCCAATGGATTCCTGGGGCAGCCCAATATGGGCAACTTCTCCACCGCCCGGAAATCTGCCCGTACCTCGAGTATCTTTTACCAGGATGCGGACTATCTGCGGTTGCGCAATGTACAGCTGTCTTACAACCTTCCCCGGACCCTCTTGTCCAGGATCGGGATGTCCGCTGCGGCTGTATATGTAACCGGCAACAACCTTTTCACCATTACAAAATACCGTGGTTACAATCCGGATGCTACAACGGATAATGTATTGACGAGCGGACAAGCCATTTCCAATTACCCGGTTGCCCGTTCTTATGTGCTGGGCCTTAACGTAACCTTTTAAATCAAGAACAGATGAAAAACATAGCTATAACCATCGGCCTGTTAACGATACTGGCTTCCTGTACTAAAGAGCTGGACCAGGACCCTGTTACCTCTAAAGATGTAAGTGTATTCCTCCGGAATGAAACAGAAGTGGAAGAATATGTGAACGCCGTATATGCCAACCTGCAGTACAACGGTTTATATGGCCTGTATCTGCCTGCATTGGCCGAAATACCTTCTGATAATACTTTTGATGAAGTGCCTTTAAATGATGGTGGTATGTACGGGGAACTGGACCTGTTCAATACCATCGCTTCCAACGATATCATTGCCGGTAACTGGAAGGATTCTTACAAGGGTATCCAAAAAGCCAATATTGTACTGAACAGGATCGGGAATATCACTTACCGGGTAGACTCGGTGAAAAGGGCACGCGCAGGAGAAATGAGGTTCATCCGCGCACTGCTTTATTTCAATCTCGTAAGATTATATG
This DNA window, taken from Chitinophaga niabensis, encodes the following:
- a CDS encoding SusC/RagA family TonB-linked outer membrane protein, which translates into the protein MIRKILQLTIIALLLLQVIVMAQTATVRGVVQNEEGLPLVGVSVSLQPENSNEKPIITVTGEKGMYELNRLAAGSKYIFTFTYVGYEPQLIPGFQIKAGEDNTLLVRMKVASSSLNEVMVIGYGTLQKKYLTGAVSRVSSKELGTYSSSSFATQLAGKASGVMINDASAQPGTDPQIVIRGVGTLTAGRDPLVVVDGFPLSEGTSFNSINPGDIETIDILKDPASAAIYGSRAANGVILITTKKGRNEKMKVSLDIYTGVQERADNVEYADAYEAAQYFTEARDWGYVSKNPANRRETDDRATRISKGASLRELRLNYIQPWLDKTPGLTNTNWLNETFRKGKMDNYSLAVSGGTQKTNYYFSGNYFKQDGLVIGNGLKRYSGTLKVESKVSPKLDFGITLNPSYSINNYFTNNGNNNTDPIGATNIMYPFFSPYNADGSLAISKQIIANTPEDGALGENTVALAKKISNVRNFFRTFGNTFLSYELLQGLKLKFMAGADYRSNYFSMFNPSDVGAYRTAAPKPASATEQNGSSINYLMENTINYARRFRKHDLNVLAGYTFQKQSGTTTDITGSGIPDDNITNIGGASSFAVTTSKYTWVQISYLSRLQYSFADKYIVSATIRKDGSSRFGKNNKWGSFPSVTAGWIASEEKFFPSSSVVTFAKLRATWGKAGNNQIGSYDSKALVSGGSAYNYVYGNTLFSGFAASSTANGNLSWETKTSTNLGFDLGLFNRFNVTLDYYNTLTTDLLLDVPVPEQSGFSSSTQNIGKVKNSGIEVTISGDVPLGNVKWNFSGNIAANKNEVKALAPGQTQIISGTESNFYTKVGGPVAELYGYNVTGIFKSQDEINKTPHLSGTIVGDYIVEDVKKDGIIDANDMIAFGTYFPKLTYGFTNNFSWQNLTLSFSLNGVAGRKIYDRQLSTLDEAGEGFAVPSKYYFRNRYHPVNNPNGFLGQPNMGNFSTARKSARTSSIFYQDADYLRLRNVQLSYNLPRTLLSRIGMSAAAVYVTGNNLFTITKYRGYNPDATTDNVLTSGQAISNYPVARSYVLGLNVTF